GCTGAAGAGATGATGGCCGCAGCGGACGGCGATGTATTTGCCGATGTGCCGGAAGCCATGTCTGACAGCGCCGAAGACGTTATGGATGAAGTTGCGGAAGCCGCTGAGGAAATCGATCACGCCAGCGAATAGGCTCGCGGCGCCAGATCGTTTCAATAGATACCCGATCAACCTGCTCCGGTGATCGGGTGTTTTTTGTCCGGAGTAGAACGGCGGGCGGTAACGGTAAATGTTGTCAGACGGCGTTTTTCTGACCGTCGTTGTCCAGTTGCTGCAATGCCAGTCGCAGAAAGCCGTTTGCACGCGCCAGGGCGGCTTCCGCAGGAGCGCGCTCGAGACCGCTTAAAATCATCATGATCGCCAGCTTGGCATTGTGCTCGCTATCGGCGAGCACCCGATCGGCCTCCTCGTAGCTGACACCCGTTGCCTCCATCACGATGCGGCGGGTGCGGTCCACCAGTTTCTGGTTGGTGGCTTTCACGTCCACCATCAGGTTGTAAAAGCTCTTGCCCATGCGGATCATGCTGGCGGTGGTGATCATGTTCAGCACCAGCTTCTGTGCGGTACCGGCTTTCATGCGTGTGGAGCCGGTGAGTACTTCAGGGCCTACTTCCGGCAAAATGGCGATATCCGCTTCCTCCGCAATGGCGGCATTCCTGTTGCAGGCCAGTGCCACCGTGGCGCAACCGAGACTGCGCGCATACCGCAACCCGCCGACCACGTAGGGTGTACGGCCACTGGCGGCGATGCCGACCACGACATCTTTGCCGCTCAACTGAATCTCTTTGAGGTCGGACGCCCCGAGGGCTGGATCGTCCTCCGCGCCCTCCTGAGCCCTGTGCACGGCAGCCTCGCCCCCGGCGATCAGAGGGAT
The Microbulbifer celer DNA segment above includes these coding regions:
- the murQ gene encoding N-acetylmuramic acid 6-phosphate etherase, whose product is MKNRLFDDLSGLTSESRNPDTLDIDLLPTMGILEKINEADTQVPTVVRGVLPQVARAVEATVTAFEKGGRLIYMGAGTSGRIGLLDAVECPPTYGVPEGMVIPLIAGGEAAVHRAQEGAEDDPALGASDLKEIQLSGKDVVVGIAASGRTPYVVGGLRYARSLGCATVALACNRNAAIAEEADIAILPEVGPEVLTGSTRMKAGTAQKLVLNMITTASMIRMGKSFYNLMVDVKATNQKLVDRTRRIVMEATGVSYEEADRVLADSEHNAKLAIMMILSGLERAPAEAALARANGFLRLALQQLDNDGQKNAV